A single Pseudodesulfovibrio aespoeensis Aspo-2 DNA region contains:
- a CDS encoding IS110 family RNA-guided transposase, whose translation MAKYSVSRISDFLEAFEGREIHVGVDVHKLSYHVAVRREDGACETWVAPAKPYDLVLALLELGQPIAQVTYESGPTGFGLCRAMEEAGIDCCVVAPSKVPRAVVAGSKTDRLDCIKLADYAAKGMLKGIAVPTPAEEGERSLIRRRSQIVDNIRRAKLRIKSLLLYVGAEEPPGLSQWSGQAVGRLSTLQIEPAAKLTLDSLLRELSWQKVELKEIEATLSMIMVKRHEEAMKRLRTVPGVGPTVATTFLLEVFRPERFQCHEQVVSYLGLAPTVRQSGERSSRGRLVPVGQKRLRSLLVESAWIWQAKVPKIKERYNQLVAKQECRKKPLQP comes from the coding sequence ATGGCAAAGTATTCAGTATCACGAATCAGCGATTTTCTGGAAGCGTTTGAAGGCCGGGAGATTCACGTCGGCGTGGACGTTCACAAACTCAGTTATCATGTGGCGGTGCGTCGCGAGGATGGGGCTTGTGAGACATGGGTAGCGCCTGCCAAGCCATATGATTTGGTCCTGGCGTTGCTCGAATTGGGGCAGCCAATAGCACAGGTCACTTATGAATCCGGCCCAACGGGTTTTGGGCTATGTCGGGCCATGGAAGAGGCTGGCATAGATTGCTGCGTGGTTGCCCCGAGCAAGGTTCCCCGTGCTGTGGTTGCGGGGTCAAAGACAGATCGGTTGGACTGTATCAAACTGGCCGACTATGCCGCCAAGGGCATGCTTAAGGGGATCGCCGTGCCTACTCCTGCCGAGGAAGGAGAGCGCAGCCTGATTCGCCGCAGGTCGCAGATTGTCGACAACATCCGCCGCGCCAAGTTACGGATCAAGTCGTTGCTGCTTTACGTCGGCGCGGAGGAGCCGCCAGGGCTATCGCAGTGGTCCGGGCAAGCCGTTGGGAGACTGTCGACTCTTCAAATCGAGCCTGCCGCCAAGTTGACGCTGGACAGCCTGTTGCGCGAGTTGTCTTGGCAGAAGGTGGAGCTAAAAGAGATCGAGGCGACTCTGTCCATGATCATGGTAAAACGGCATGAAGAGGCTATGAAGCGGCTGCGGACGGTCCCCGGCGTCGGCCCGACGGTCGCCACCACGTTTTTGCTGGAGGTCTTTCGTCCGGAGCGTTTTCAGTGTCATGAACAGGTCGTGTCGTATCTCGGTCTTGCGCCGACGGTTCGCCAAAGTGGTGAGCGATCATCACGCGGCCGACTTGTTCCTGTCGGACAAAAACGATTGCGAAGCCTCCTGGTCGAATCCGCTTGGATATGGCAGGCAAAAGTTCCTAAAATCAAAGAACGTTACAACCAGCTTGTCGCAAAACAGGAGTGCCGCAAAAAGCCATTGCAGCCATAG
- a CDS encoding IS3 family transposase (programmed frameshift): MRKSRFTEEQIIGLLKQAEAGRPVAELCRQIGITDTTFYKWRSKFAGLEVSEARRLRQLEEENRRLKGLVADQALDIQVLKEVLGPKMTEPALRRHAARQIIEVYGYSERRACQLTDLNRRTLRRVPSPDRDKDLRMRLRELAEERRRFGCPRLYLLLRREGLVVNHKRVERLYREEALSLRLRPKRKRQSHLRVVQPAPTGPNEQWAMDFVSDSLDNGRRIKVLTIIDLWDRRCPKLEADSSIPGEGVVRVLEQLRQRGEYPKHLRSDNGPEFTGRALDQWATSVGVQLEFIRPGRPMENGHVESFNGKFREECLNAHAFQSLAEARDILEAWRQDYNTARPHSALGGLAPEEYGRTMNEENRTSQNPNLRVVYSAG; the protein is encoded by the exons ATGAGAAAGAGCAGGTTCACGGAAGAGCAGATCATCGGGCTTTTAAAGCAGGCGGAGGCTGGACGTCCTGTGGCAGAACTGTGCCGCCAGATCGGCATCACGGACACGACGTTCTACAAGTGGCGCAGCAAATTCGCGGGCCTTGAGGTATCCGAGGCCCGACGGTTGCGGCAGCTTGAGGAAGAGAATCGGCGCCTCAAGGGCCTTGTGGCCGATCAGGCGCTTGACATACAGGTGCTCAAAGAGGTGCTGGGCC CGAAAATGACTGAGCCCGCCCTTCGCCGTCATGCCGCACGCCAGATTATTGAGGTGTACGGCTACTCCGAGCGGCGGGCTTGTCAATTGACCGACCTCAATCGCAGGACGTTGCGGCGCGTCCCTTCGCCAGATCGCGATAAGGATCTTCGCATGCGATTACGCGAGCTAGCCGAGGAGCGTAGGCGGTTCGGATGCCCCCGACTCTATCTGCTGCTGCGCCGCGAGGGTCTGGTGGTGAACCACAAGCGCGTTGAGCGGCTGTACAGGGAAGAGGCACTGTCGTTGCGCTTGCGGCCAAAGCGCAAGCGCCAGAGCCACCTGCGGGTGGTCCAACCCGCGCCCACAGGCCCAAATGAGCAGTGGGCCATGGACTTCGTGAGTGACAGCCTGGACAATGGCCGCAGAATCAAGGTGCTGACGATCATTGACCTGTGGGACCGCCGCTGCCCCAAGCTCGAAGCGGACTCATCGATTCCGGGCGAGGGCGTGGTCCGGGTGCTGGAGCAATTGCGCCAGCGCGGCGAATACCCGAAGCATCTGCGTTCTGACAATGGGCCAGAGTTCACGGGTAGGGCCCTGGATCAGTGGGCGACCAGCGTGGGGGTGCAGTTGGAATTCATCCGGCCTGGCAGGCCGATGGAGAATGGGCATGTGGAGAGCTTCAACGGCAAATTCCGTGAGGAGTGCCTGAACGCCCATGCGTTCCAGTCACTCGCAGAGGCTAGGGACATCCTCGAGGCGTGGAGGCAGGACTACAACACAGCCCGACCACACAGCGCACTTGGCGGATTGGCCCCAGAGGAATACGGAAGAACCATGAATGAAGAAAACCGGACCAGCCAGAACCCAAACTTACGGGTGGTATACTCGGCGGGGTAA
- a CDS encoding phage Gp37/Gp68 family protein, translated as MPSKIEWTEETWNPSVGCTKISPGCINCYAEVMAKRLQSMKMVDYAKGFKFTILPHRLSQPVLIKRPTIFFVNSMSDLFHEEMPGSFIDEVLNTICKTPQHRYQILTKRSDRMLNYFASRVIPENVMLGVTVENVDHGIPRIDDLRQLSAAKVRFLSIEPLLEDLGFINLEGINWVIVGGESGPRARQMESRWVVNIRNQCVAQNIPFYFKQWGTWGADSVKRSKKKNGRLLEGKEWIEMPRY; from the coding sequence ATGCCTAGTAAAATCGAGTGGACTGAAGAGACTTGGAATCCTTCTGTTGGATGCACCAAAATTAGCCCTGGGTGTATCAATTGCTATGCCGAAGTGATGGCAAAAAGATTACAGTCAATGAAAATGGTAGACTATGCAAAAGGATTCAAATTCACAATTCTTCCACATAGGCTTTCGCAACCAGTCTTGATAAAGCGGCCAACCATTTTTTTTGTCAATTCAATGAGCGACCTTTTTCATGAAGAAATGCCTGGTTCATTTATTGATGAGGTACTCAACACGATCTGCAAAACGCCTCAGCATAGATACCAAATATTGACAAAACGTTCTGATCGAATGCTCAACTATTTTGCAAGTAGAGTTATTCCTGAAAATGTAATGCTGGGTGTAACCGTAGAAAATGTTGATCATGGTATTCCACGCATTGATGATCTACGTCAGTTGTCAGCTGCTAAAGTTCGTTTTTTATCGATTGAACCACTTTTGGAGGATTTGGGGTTTATCAATTTGGAAGGAATAAACTGGGTTATTGTCGGAGGAGAAAGTGGCCCGAGGGCACGGCAAATGGAATCTCGATGGGTTGTTAATATTAGAAATCAATGTGTTGCCCAAAATATTCCTTTTTATTTCAAACAATGGGGTACTTGGGGGGCAGATAGCGTGAAGCGGTCAAAGAAAAAAAATGGGCGGCTTCTGGAGGGAAAGGAGTGGATAGAAATGCCCAGATATTGA
- the tcmP gene encoding three-Cys-motif partner protein TcmP codes for MGNPKKLEMDQHTRQKVAIFDAYLKRYLKIVSKGGYSRVSIYDPCAGKGIYGDCVGSALTACNNIRAHLPYAPSVGFHLYLNEPDDDNRKELSKVCSYEFVECIDNQKAESFIEKYCSAGHSGHKLWFIDPYGYTQVGRSSVSKIMEQASSEVLLFIPLTFIYRFLNGNLDHDAKLKPVAKFLNDYSIAQKEARLCSTPIAFADLISRKMQELYNYSWHATMVEGPLHYSLVFISRHHYGLEKFLEARDKILKDQCSSQLSLIPMGEEKELLAILPDRGVDNCEMYMLGLKNGFTPSGVRACLEKLESRELIHIKKNDGVKRGKGIFFLGKKYYKNNDRRIVISASINQGSLF; via the coding sequence GTGGGTAATCCTAAGAAGCTAGAGATGGATCAGCATACGAGGCAGAAGGTTGCTATTTTTGATGCCTATTTGAAGAGATATCTGAAGATAGTATCAAAGGGAGGATATTCGCGTGTAAGCATATATGACCCTTGCGCGGGTAAGGGAATATATGGTGATTGTGTAGGGAGCGCGTTGACTGCCTGTAATAATATTCGTGCTCATTTACCTTATGCCCCCTCAGTGGGGTTTCATTTGTATCTAAATGAGCCAGATGATGATAACCGTAAAGAGTTGTCAAAGGTTTGTTCGTATGAATTTGTTGAGTGCATCGATAATCAAAAGGCAGAGTCATTTATTGAAAAGTATTGCAGCGCTGGACATTCTGGGCACAAACTCTGGTTCATCGATCCATATGGATATACGCAAGTCGGTAGAAGCAGCGTTTCAAAAATAATGGAGCAAGCAAGTTCCGAAGTTCTTTTGTTTATACCACTAACATTTATATATAGGTTTTTAAACGGAAATTTGGATCATGACGCTAAACTTAAGCCTGTTGCAAAATTTCTCAATGACTATTCGATAGCGCAAAAAGAGGCTAGGTTATGTTCAACCCCTATTGCCTTTGCAGATTTAATATCAAGAAAGATGCAAGAGCTATATAACTACTCATGGCATGCGACGATGGTAGAGGGGCCACTTCATTACTCACTTGTTTTTATTAGCCGACACCACTATGGTTTAGAAAAATTTCTTGAAGCAAGAGACAAAATTTTAAAAGATCAATGTAGTTCTCAACTTTCTTTGATCCCCATGGGAGAAGAAAAAGAGTTGTTAGCCATATTGCCGGATAGGGGGGTGGACAACTGTGAGATGTACATGCTTGGCCTTAAAAATGGTTTCACGCCATCCGGAGTTCGAGCCTGCCTTGAAAAATTGGAAAGCAGGGAGCTGATTCATATCAAGAAGAATGATGGCGTGAAGCGTGGTAAAGGGATTTTTTTTCTTGGAAAAAAATACTATAAAAACAATGACCGAAGAATAGTTATCTCTGCATCAATAAATCAGGGGTCTTTATTTTGA
- a CDS encoding IS110 family RNA-guided transposase: protein MAKYSVSRISDFLEAFEGREIHVGVDVHKLSYHVAVRREDGACETWVAPAKPYDLVLALLELGQPIAQVTYESGPTGFGLCRAMEEAGIDCCVVAPSKVPRAVVAGSKTDRLDCIKLADYAAKGMLKGIAVPTPAEEGERSLIRRRSQIVDNIRRAKLRIKSLLLYVGAEEPPGLSQWSGQAVGRLSTLQIEPAAKLTLDSLLRELSWQKVELKEIEATLSMIMVKRHEEAMKRLRTVPGVGPTVATTFLLEVFRPERFQCHEQVVSYLGLAPTVRQSGERSSRGRLVPVGQKRLRSLLVESAWIWQAKVPKIKERYNQLVAKTGVPQKAIAAIARLLAIVLWRLSLSGRCYQSS from the coding sequence ATGGCAAAGTATTCAGTATCACGAATCAGCGATTTTCTGGAAGCGTTTGAAGGCCGGGAGATTCACGTCGGCGTGGACGTTCACAAACTCAGTTATCATGTGGCGGTGCGTCGCGAGGATGGGGCTTGTGAGACATGGGTAGCGCCTGCCAAGCCATATGATTTGGTCCTGGCGTTGCTCGAATTGGGGCAGCCAATAGCACAGGTCACTTATGAATCCGGCCCAACGGGTTTTGGGCTATGTCGGGCCATGGAAGAGGCTGGCATAGATTGCTGCGTGGTTGCCCCGAGCAAGGTTCCCCGTGCTGTGGTTGCGGGGTCAAAGACAGATCGGTTGGACTGTATCAAACTGGCCGACTATGCCGCCAAGGGCATGCTTAAGGGGATCGCCGTGCCTACTCCTGCCGAGGAAGGAGAGCGCAGCCTGATTCGCCGCAGGTCGCAGATTGTCGACAACATCCGCCGCGCCAAGTTACGGATCAAGTCGTTGCTGCTTTACGTCGGCGCGGAGGAGCCGCCAGGGCTATCGCAGTGGTCCGGGCAAGCCGTTGGGAGACTGTCGACTCTTCAAATCGAGCCTGCCGCCAAGTTGACGCTGGACAGCCTGTTGCGCGAGTTGTCTTGGCAGAAGGTGGAGCTAAAAGAGATCGAGGCGACTCTGTCCATGATCATGGTAAAACGGCATGAAGAGGCTATGAAGCGGCTGCGGACGGTCCCCGGCGTCGGCCCGACGGTCGCCACCACGTTTTTGCTGGAGGTCTTTCGTCCGGAGCGTTTTCAGTGTCATGAACAGGTCGTGTCGTATCTCGGTCTTGCGCCGACGGTTCGCCAAAGTGGTGAGCGATCATCACGCGGCCGACTTGTTCCTGTCGGACAAAAACGATTGCGAAGCCTCCTGGTCGAATCCGCTTGGATATGGCAGGCAAAAGTTCCTAAAATCAAAGAACGTTACAACCAGCTTGTCGCAAAAACAGGAGTGCCGCAAAAAGCCATTGCAGCCATAGCTCGCCTCCTGGCAATCGTTTTATGGCGTTTGAGTCTTTCGGGCCGTTGTTATCAAAGTTCATAA
- the glyA gene encoding serine hydroxymethyltransferase, with amino-acid sequence MEELFVQDPEVAAAIANEIERQVSKLELIASENFVSTAVRQAQGSVMTHKYAEGYPGKRWYGGCEFVDMVEDMARDRAKELFGAGYANVQPHSGSQANMAVYFAACKPGDTVLGMDLSHGGHLTHGSPVNFSGKLFNIVHYGVSRETQTIDYDQVEALAKEHRPKMIIAGASAYPRIIDFARFRAIADEVGAKLMVDMAHIAGLIAAGEHPSCIEHAHYTTTTTHKTLRGPRGGMILGGEELEQELNSNIFPGIQGGPLMHVIAAKAVSFGEALSPGFTEYQQQVVKNAKVLATSMQEAGYRLVSGGTDNHLMLVDLSDRDYTGKDAQIALDKAGITVNKNTIPFETKSPFQTSGIRLGTPALTTRGMIEEDMIVVAEAITAALENIGDDKILKEISEEVEEFAREFPLYAW; translated from the coding sequence ATGGAAGAGTTGTTCGTACAAGATCCCGAAGTGGCTGCGGCCATAGCCAACGAGATCGAGCGACAGGTCAGCAAGCTTGAGCTCATCGCCAGCGAGAATTTCGTGTCCACAGCCGTCCGTCAGGCCCAGGGCAGCGTCATGACCCACAAATACGCCGAGGGATACCCCGGCAAGCGGTGGTACGGCGGCTGCGAGTTCGTGGACATGGTCGAGGACATGGCCCGCGACCGCGCCAAGGAGCTTTTCGGCGCAGGCTATGCCAACGTCCAGCCCCACTCCGGCTCCCAGGCGAACATGGCCGTCTATTTCGCGGCCTGCAAGCCCGGCGATACCGTGCTCGGCATGGACCTGTCCCACGGCGGCCACCTGACCCACGGCAGCCCGGTCAACTTCTCCGGCAAACTCTTCAACATAGTGCACTACGGCGTCTCCCGCGAGACCCAGACCATAGACTACGATCAGGTGGAAGCCCTGGCCAAGGAACACCGGCCCAAGATGATCATCGCCGGTGCCTCGGCCTACCCGCGCATCATCGATTTCGCCCGGTTCCGCGCCATCGCCGACGAGGTGGGCGCCAAGCTCATGGTCGACATGGCCCACATCGCGGGCCTCATCGCCGCAGGCGAGCACCCGTCCTGCATCGAGCACGCCCACTACACCACCACCACCACCCACAAGACCCTGCGCGGACCGCGCGGCGGCATGATCCTGGGCGGCGAGGAGCTGGAGCAGGAGCTCAACTCCAACATCTTCCCCGGCATCCAGGGCGGCCCGCTCATGCATGTCATCGCGGCCAAGGCCGTGTCTTTTGGCGAGGCGCTCTCCCCCGGATTCACCGAGTATCAGCAGCAGGTGGTCAAGAATGCCAAGGTGCTGGCCACCAGCATGCAGGAGGCGGGGTACAGGCTCGTGTCCGGCGGCACGGACAACCACCTCATGCTCGTGGACCTCTCCGACAGGGATTACACCGGCAAGGACGCGCAGATCGCCCTGGACAAGGCGGGCATCACCGTCAACAAGAACACCATCCCGTTCGAGACCAAGTCGCCGTTCCAGACCTCCGGCATCCGGCTGGGCACCCCTGCGTTGACCACCCGCGGCATGATCGAGGAAGACATGATCGTGGTGGCAGAGGCTATCACCGCTGCGCTGGAGAACATTGGGGATGACAAGATTCTGAAAGAGATCAGCGAAGAGGTCGAGGAGTTCGCCCGCGAGTTCCCGCTCTACGCTTGGTAG
- the fabF gene encoding beta-ketoacyl-ACP synthase II: MKRVVVTSVAAITPLGNDVETSWQNLLAGKSGVGMITKFDTTAYDTKIAAEVKGFDPTIYINTKEVRRMETFTQFAVCACKMLFKDAGWTIPESEKHRAGTIIGAGLGGLHSIEEMHTKLLDKGPGRISPFFIPILIANMAAGQVSIEAGAMGPNICTTTACASGTHAIGVAYTDIAIGRADVMICGGAESTISVLGVAGFNAMKALSVRNDEPEKASRPFDADRTGFIMGEGAGLLLLESLEHAQARGATILAEVVGFGASGDAYHMTAPPEDGSGMSLAMAAAIREAKVEPSAIDHINAHGTSTKLNDLCETRAIKNVFGDHAYDIAICANKSQMGHLLGAAGGVEAVFAVKTLAEGIIPGTTNRDTPDPECDLDVCAEGPRQQQAEYALSNSFGFGGTNACILFKRFTG, encoded by the coding sequence ATGAAAAGGGTTGTCGTCACCAGCGTTGCGGCCATTACCCCGCTCGGCAACGACGTTGAGACCAGTTGGCAGAATCTTCTGGCTGGCAAGTCCGGCGTGGGCATGATCACCAAGTTTGACACCACCGCGTATGACACCAAGATCGCCGCTGAAGTCAAAGGGTTTGATCCCACCATCTACATCAACACCAAAGAAGTCCGGCGCATGGAGACCTTCACCCAGTTTGCGGTCTGCGCCTGCAAGATGCTGTTCAAGGACGCCGGGTGGACCATCCCGGAATCCGAGAAGCACCGCGCTGGCACCATCATCGGTGCCGGGCTCGGCGGCCTGCACAGCATCGAGGAGATGCACACCAAGCTCCTTGACAAGGGGCCGGGACGCATCTCGCCGTTCTTCATTCCCATCCTCATCGCCAACATGGCCGCCGGACAGGTGTCCATCGAGGCCGGGGCCATGGGGCCGAACATCTGCACCACCACGGCCTGCGCCTCCGGCACCCATGCCATCGGCGTGGCCTACACCGATATCGCCATCGGTCGGGCCGATGTCATGATCTGCGGCGGCGCGGAGTCCACCATCTCGGTGCTCGGTGTGGCCGGGTTCAACGCCATGAAGGCGCTCTCGGTGCGCAACGACGAGCCGGAAAAGGCGTCGCGTCCCTTCGACGCGGACCGCACCGGCTTCATCATGGGCGAGGGCGCGGGCCTGCTGCTCCTCGAATCGCTGGAGCACGCCCAGGCGCGCGGGGCCACCATCCTGGCCGAGGTGGTCGGGTTCGGCGCGTCTGGCGACGCCTACCACATGACCGCCCCGCCCGAGGACGGCTCGGGCATGTCCCTGGCCATGGCCGCCGCCATCCGCGAGGCCAAGGTGGAGCCGTCGGCCATCGATCACATCAACGCCCACGGCACCTCCACCAAACTCAACGACCTGTGCGAGACCAGGGCCATCAAGAATGTCTTTGGCGACCACGCCTACGACATCGCCATCTGTGCCAACAAGTCTCAGATGGGCCACCTGCTCGGCGCTGCCGGCGGCGTGGAGGCGGTCTTTGCGGTCAAGACCCTGGCCGAGGGCATCATCCCCGGCACCACCAACCGCGACACGCCCGATCCGGAATGCGACCTCGACGTGTGTGCCGAAGGGCCGCGACAGCAGCAGGCCGAGTATGCGCTGAGCAACTCGTTCGGCTTCGGCGGCACCAACGCCTGCATCCTGTTCAAGCGCTTCACGGGATAA
- a CDS encoding acyl carrier protein codes for MSDVAAKVREIIVDQLGVSADEVVDGAAFVEDLGADSLDLTELIMAMEEEFDLEIDDEQAQKLIKVQDAIAYIEKAVG; via the coding sequence ATGTCCGACGTAGCCGCAAAAGTCAGAGAGATCATCGTGGACCAGCTGGGCGTGAGCGCAGACGAAGTGGTCGATGGTGCCGCTTTTGTCGAAGACCTGGGCGCGGATTCCCTGGACCTGACCGAACTGATCATGGCCATGGAAGAAGAGTTTGACCTGGAGATCGACGACGAGCAGGCCCAGAAGCTCATCAAGGTCCAGGACGCCATCGCGTACATCGAAAAGGCCGTGGGCTGA
- the fabG gene encoding 3-oxoacyl-[acyl-carrier-protein] reductase, whose translation MSDLPRVALVTGGSRGIGRKVAERLASDGFEVYLTYVSRPEEADKVVAVIEAQGGKARAFKLDSGDRDAIADFFRDEIKGKATLEVLVNNAGITRDGLMMRMKDEDWDTVLRINLTGCFAFLKEASKIMGKQRLGRIINITSIVGQMGNAGQANYCAAKAGLIGLTKSAARELAGRNITVNAVAPGFIKTDMTDELPERVVEAMLAQIPLNTLGQSEDIAAAVSFLAGPGAGYITGQVLGVNGGMYM comes from the coding sequence ATGAGTGATCTTCCCAGAGTCGCGCTGGTTACCGGCGGTTCTCGCGGCATTGGCCGCAAGGTGGCCGAGCGGTTGGCCAGCGATGGATTCGAGGTCTACCTGACCTATGTCAGCCGTCCCGAGGAGGCGGACAAGGTCGTGGCCGTCATCGAGGCGCAGGGCGGCAAGGCCAGGGCCTTCAAGCTCGACTCCGGCGACCGCGACGCCATTGCCGACTTCTTCCGGGACGAAATCAAGGGCAAGGCCACGCTCGAAGTGCTGGTCAACAACGCGGGCATCACCCGCGACGGGCTGATGATGCGCATGAAGGACGAGGACTGGGACACGGTCCTGCGCATCAACCTGACCGGCTGTTTCGCCTTTCTCAAGGAAGCCTCCAAGATCATGGGCAAGCAGCGCCTGGGCCGCATCATCAACATCACCAGCATCGTGGGGCAGATGGGCAACGCGGGGCAGGCCAACTACTGCGCGGCCAAGGCCGGGCTCATCGGCCTGACCAAGTCCGCCGCACGCGAACTGGCCGGGCGCAACATCACGGTCAACGCCGTGGCCCCCGGTTTCATCAAGACCGACATGACCGACGAGCTGCCCGAAAGGGTGGTCGAGGCCATGCTGGCGCAGATTCCGCTCAACACCCTCGGGCAGTCCGAGGATATCGCAGCCGCCGTCTCCTTTCTGGCGGGTCCTGGAGCCGGGTACATCACCGGCCAGGTCCTGGGAGTCAACGGCGGCATGTATATGTAA
- a CDS encoding beta-ketoacyl-ACP synthase III — protein sequence MNTHFILRGFGHYAPERVLTNADLEKIVETTDEWITSRTGIKERHIVAEGETSSDMGLQAARKALAAAGMDASDLTHIVFATFTPDYVIPSAACVLQEKLGIAGQVCLDVQAACSGFLYAMETARGYLALHPQSKILVVASEALTSRVNWEDRATCVLFGDAAGAAVLTNGDADETPRVVDIMLGADGALGDLLTVRGGGSAIAYKLGQAVGEEYFVEFLGREVFKHAVRHMTAISEALLAKHGLTKADVDVLIPHQANYRIIDAVGRKLEVPVERVFSNVDRYGNTSAASVPVALSEALDLGVIKPGHRVLVPTFGGGFTWGAMLLQF from the coding sequence ATGAATACTCATTTCATTCTCAGAGGCTTTGGCCATTACGCCCCAGAGCGCGTCTTGACCAATGCGGACCTCGAAAAGATCGTCGAGACCACAGACGAGTGGATCACCAGCCGCACCGGCATCAAGGAGCGGCATATCGTGGCCGAGGGCGAAACCTCGTCCGACATGGGGCTTCAGGCCGCGCGCAAGGCCCTGGCCGCCGCGGGCATGGACGCTTCGGACCTGACCCACATCGTCTTCGCCACCTTCACCCCGGACTACGTCATCCCCTCGGCAGCCTGCGTGCTCCAGGAAAAGCTCGGCATCGCGGGCCAGGTCTGCCTCGATGTGCAGGCCGCCTGCTCCGGGTTTCTCTACGCCATGGAGACCGCGCGCGGATATCTGGCCCTGCATCCGCAGAGCAAGATACTTGTGGTGGCCTCAGAGGCGCTCACCAGCCGGGTCAACTGGGAGGACCGCGCCACCTGCGTGCTCTTTGGCGACGCGGCGGGCGCGGCGGTGCTCACCAACGGCGACGCGGACGAGACCCCCAGGGTGGTGGACATCATGCTCGGCGCGGACGGCGCCCTGGGCGACCTGCTCACGGTGCGCGGCGGCGGCTCGGCCATTGCCTACAAGCTCGGCCAGGCCGTGGGCGAGGAATATTTCGTCGAGTTCCTGGGGCGCGAGGTGTTCAAGCACGCCGTGCGCCACATGACCGCCATCAGCGAGGCGCTTCTGGCCAAGCACGGCCTGACCAAGGCCGATGTGGACGTGCTCATCCCGCATCAGGCCAACTACCGCATCATCGACGCCGTGGGCCGCAAGCTTGAGGTGCCGGTGGAGCGCGTCTTCTCCAATGTGGACAGGTATGGCAACACCTCGGCTGCCTCGGTGCCCGTGGCCCTGTCCGAGGCCCTTGACCTGGGCGTGATCAAGCCGGGCCACCGGGTGCTGGTGCCCACCTTTGGCGGCGGGTTCACCTGGGGCGCGATGCTCCTGCAATTTTAG
- the plsX gene encoding phosphate acyltransferase PlsX, whose product MPNAGSDIVPRIAVDAMGGDFGPHVVVPAAVQAARNGIAVVLVGDAERIESELSRLNTAGLDITVRAASQVVEMDDKPSDALRRKKDSSIQVACRCVTEGVADGVVSAGNSGATVACGMFVLGRIKGVMRPALAGIMPTEKNPVVLIDVGANVDSKPLHLLQFALMADVLSRYVLGVPNPAVGLLSIGEEEGKGNATVRDAFELLRQSDLRFIGNVEGRDIFTGDVDVVVCDGFVGNVALKLSEGLAKSMGNILRTELKSSWLSRLGTLLSLRAFKRFKKVVDYAEYGGAPLIGLKGLVVVCHGKSNELAMVNAIKMAATSVRNKMHEHLAEGLAAHSSLAGKFEKTAKDAA is encoded by the coding sequence ATGCCTAACGCCGGTTCCGACATCGTTCCGCGCATCGCTGTGGATGCCATGGGGGGCGATTTCGGCCCCCATGTCGTCGTGCCCGCCGCGGTCCAGGCCGCGCGGAACGGCATTGCCGTCGTCCTCGTGGGCGACGCGGAGCGCATCGAAAGCGAGCTTTCCAGGCTGAACACTGCCGGGCTGGACATCACTGTCCGGGCCGCATCGCAGGTCGTCGAGATGGACGACAAGCCTTCGGACGCGCTGAGGCGCAAGAAGGACTCGTCCATCCAGGTGGCCTGCCGCTGCGTGACCGAGGGCGTGGCCGATGGCGTGGTCAGTGCGGGCAACTCCGGGGCCACCGTGGCCTGCGGCATGTTCGTGCTTGGCCGCATCAAGGGCGTCATGCGCCCGGCCCTGGCCGGGATCATGCCCACCGAAAAGAACCCGGTGGTGCTCATCGATGTCGGGGCCAACGTGGACTCCAAGCCGCTGCACCTGCTCCAGTTCGCCCTCATGGCCGACGTGCTCTCCCGCTACGTCCTCGGCGTGCCCAATCCTGCGGTGGGCCTTTTGTCCATCGGCGAGGAAGAGGGCAAGGGCAATGCCACGGTGCGCGACGCCTTTGAGCTGCTGCGCCAGTCGGACCTGCGCTTCATCGGCAATGTCGAAGGGCGTGACATCTTCACCGGCGACGTGGACGTGGTGGTCTGCGACGGTTTTGTGGGCAACGTGGCCCTCAAGCTGTCCGAGGGGCTGGCCAAGTCCATGGGCAACATCCTCCGGACCGAGCTGAAATCGAGCTGGCTGTCCCGGCTGGGCACCCTGCTCTCCCTGCGCGCCTTCAAGCGGTTCAAGAAGGTGGTGGACTACGCCGAGTACGGCGGCGCTCCGCTGATCGGCCTCAAGGGCCTTGTGGTGGTCTGCCACGGCAAGTCCAACGAGCTGGCCATGGTCAACGCCATCAAGATGGCCGCCACCAGCGTGCGCAACAAGATGCACGAGCACCTGGCCGAAGGCTTGGCCGCCCACAGCAGCCTGGCGGGCAAGTTCGAAAAAACCGCCAAGGACGCCGCCTAG